One region of Litorilinea aerophila genomic DNA includes:
- a CDS encoding ABC transporter ATP-binding protein: MSLARLTWHLLRAAPWLALGIFLSSILYASLPLLFGLISRAFFDTLTGAAPARFSIQTLLVLFLANRIAVQLVEMGYAGSSAYQYYRMQSLLQRRVFQAIMASRPLQVPFSVGEVLNRLDEDTQAVIEPAWIVPFSGGYLTATLLTLGVMLSIDVPLTLLALVPMVASIWLMRRLGARLQAVRTTARTATGAVSSLLGEILNGVQALQVATAEEAAVARFIRLGHGRRRAMVQDATWDALARSLNRAAIPLATGMVLLFAANRMHTGSFSVGDFALFASYIALNNTGAGELVGVLGRLLAAARQAEVSQRRLEELLPPQVPLVAARPEGRPSGVDFWPEMRVEEVQAPGQVGDDLETRLEELEVIGLTCRRQAGGQGIDGVNLRLQRGSFTVICGQVGAGKSTLLQALLGFLPSQAGTIRWNGQPVADPATFLAPPRCGYVPQEPHLFSATLRENILLGFPAEPDELATALHDAVLELDMPRLEAGLDTLVGPRGTRLSGGQLQRTAAARLLVRAPELLILDDLSRGLDMETEAQLWERLLARRHGVRGPSALLAVSNRRAALRRADQVVVLAAGRVVDTGPLDQLLARCPEMQRLWQEVEAS, from the coding sequence ACTCACGTGGCATCTGCTGCGCGCGGCGCCGTGGCTGGCCCTGGGCATCTTCCTGTCGTCCATCCTCTACGCCTCGTTGCCCCTGCTCTTCGGGCTCATCAGCCGCGCCTTCTTCGATACCCTGACCGGTGCCGCGCCGGCCCGCTTCAGCATCCAGACGCTGCTGGTCCTCTTTCTGGCCAACCGTATCGCCGTGCAGTTGGTGGAGATGGGCTACGCGGGCAGTTCGGCCTATCAGTACTATCGGATGCAGAGCCTGCTCCAACGCCGGGTGTTCCAGGCAATCATGGCCTCCCGCCCCCTCCAGGTGCCCTTCAGCGTGGGGGAAGTGCTCAACCGGCTGGACGAGGACACCCAGGCCGTCATCGAACCAGCATGGATCGTGCCGTTCAGCGGGGGATACCTGACGGCCACCCTCCTCACCCTGGGCGTGATGCTGAGCATCGACGTGCCCCTGACGCTCCTGGCGCTGGTGCCCATGGTCGCGTCCATCTGGCTCATGCGACGGCTGGGCGCGCGGCTTCAGGCGGTGCGCACAACAGCCCGCACCGCCACCGGCGCGGTCTCCAGCCTGCTGGGTGAAATCCTGAACGGCGTCCAGGCCCTGCAGGTGGCCACGGCCGAAGAGGCAGCCGTGGCCCGTTTCATCCGGCTAGGCCATGGGCGGCGCCGGGCCATGGTCCAGGATGCCACCTGGGATGCCCTGGCCCGCTCCCTCAACCGGGCGGCCATTCCCCTGGCCACGGGGATGGTCCTGCTCTTCGCGGCGAATCGCATGCACACAGGCAGCTTTTCGGTGGGCGACTTTGCGCTCTTCGCCAGCTACATCGCCTTGAACAACACGGGCGCAGGCGAACTGGTGGGTGTGCTGGGGCGTCTCCTGGCCGCCGCCAGACAGGCGGAGGTCTCCCAGCGACGGCTGGAAGAGCTGCTGCCGCCCCAGGTTCCCCTGGTGGCGGCCAGGCCTGAGGGCCGCCCATCCGGTGTGGACTTTTGGCCAGAGATGCGTGTGGAGGAAGTCCAGGCGCCCGGACAGGTCGGGGACGACCTGGAGACGCGACTGGAGGAGCTGGAAGTCATCGGCCTCACCTGCCGCCGCCAGGCCGGCGGTCAAGGCATCGATGGGGTGAACCTGCGTCTGCAGCGGGGCTCTTTCACCGTTATCTGCGGTCAGGTGGGGGCGGGTAAGAGCACCCTGCTACAGGCACTGCTGGGATTCCTGCCGAGCCAGGCAGGGACGATCCGCTGGAATGGCCAGCCGGTAGCCGATCCGGCCACCTTCCTGGCGCCGCCCCGCTGCGGCTACGTGCCCCAGGAACCCCACCTGTTCAGCGCCACCCTGCGGGAGAACATCCTGCTGGGTTTCCCGGCCGAACCAGACGAACTGGCGACGGCCCTTCACGATGCGGTGCTGGAGCTTGATATGCCGCGGCTGGAGGCCGGCCTGGACACGTTGGTGGGTCCCCGGGGGACACGCCTGTCCGGCGGGCAGCTCCAGCGCACCGCGGCCGCCCGCCTGCTGGTGCGGGCGCCGGAGCTGCTGATCCTGGACGACCTGTCCAGGGGCCTGGACATGGAGACAGAGGCCCAACTATGGGAGCGACTGCTGGCCCGCCGCCATGGCGTCCGGGGGCCGAGCGCCCTCCTGGCCGTGTCCAACCGTCGGGCGGCCCTGCGTCGGGCCGACCAGGTGGTGGTGTTGGCGGCAGGGCGCGTGGTGGACACAGGCCCCCTGGACCAGCTCCTGGCCCGCTGCCCGGAGATGCAGCGGCTGTGGCAGGAGGTGGAGGCATCGTGA